TCATGCCTTCGCGTTCGACCACGCTGAACTGCTCGATCTCCCGCTCCAGCACCTCCCGCGAACGACGTACCAGAATGCCCTGCTCTTCCAGCGGGCTGATCAGGTCGAGCAAGCCGCCGACGTCTTCAATCGCCGCTTCGCGCACCAGTTCGAATTGCTCCTGGGCCACCAGCGTACCGCCGCCATCGCGGGTGAACAGTTCGGTGAGCAGGGCGCCGTCTTCGACATAGCTGACAATATGGCTGCGCCCTACTCCGCCACGGCAGGCCTCGGCGGCGGCATCGAGCAGCTCGCCCTGGTAGTTGCTGCCCAGGCGTTGCAGGTGCGCCGGCACTTGCTGCGGACGCAACTCACGCACCAGGCGGCCGTTTTCATCGATCAGGCCCAGGTCCGCACCGAACAGCAGCAATTTATCGGCGCCCAGGTCGATGGCGGCGCGGGTGGCGACGTCTTCGCAGGCCAGGTTGAAGATTTCACCGGTGGGCGAATACCCCAACGGCGACAGCAGCACGATGGAACGCTCGTCCAGCAGGCGGTTGATGCCCTTGCGGTCGACCCGGCGTACTTCGCCGGTGTGGTGATAGTCCACACCTTCCAAGACGCCGATAGGACGGGCGGTCACAAAGTTGCCGCTGGTCACGCGCAAGCGCGAGCCCTGCATCGGCGACGAAGCCATGTCCATCGACAGGCGCGCCTCAATGGCGATCCGCAGGTGGCCGACCGCATCGATCACACACTCCAGCGTCGCTGCATCGGTGATGCGCATGCCTTCGTGGTAAGTCGGGGTCAGGCCACGCGCTTCAAGGCGCACTTCGATCTGTGGGCGCGAGCCGTGCACCAGCACCAGTCGCACACCCAGGCTGTGCAGCAGCACCAGGTCGTGGACGATATTGCCGAAGTTGGGGTGTTCCACACCATCGCCGGGCAGCATGACCACAAAGGTGCAGTCGCGGTGAGCGTTGATGTAGGGCGAAGCGTGACGAAGCCAATTAACGTAGTCGGGCATAACACCTGGGCCTGTAATAAAAAGCAGCCAAAAAGGGATCAATCGTGAAAGCGCACAGCGGCTGATGGTTATCGTCGGAACAGGCTTGGCGACACGCTCACTCTCCTTTCTATGTACGAACAGGCGGGGGTTAATTTATGCAGGTTTCAGGCAGTAATGTTCGATCAGTTCCCGCAATAGACGCACTGTAGGCGTCAAGCGTGACATTTCGAGGTATTCGCCCGGCTGGTGCGCACAGGCGATATCGCCAGGGCCGAGCACCAGGGTTTCGCAACCCAGGCGCTGAAGATAAGGCGCTTCGGTGCCGAACGCCACCGCTTCGGCGCGATGGCCGGTCAAACGCTCTGCGAC
This genomic stretch from Pseudomonas orientalis harbors:
- the argA gene encoding amino-acid N-acetyltransferase → MPDYVNWLRHASPYINAHRDCTFVVMLPGDGVEHPNFGNIVHDLVLLHSLGVRLVLVHGSRPQIEVRLEARGLTPTYHEGMRITDAATLECVIDAVGHLRIAIEARLSMDMASSPMQGSRLRVTSGNFVTARPIGVLEGVDYHHTGEVRRVDRKGINRLLDERSIVLLSPLGYSPTGEIFNLACEDVATRAAIDLGADKLLLFGADLGLIDENGRLVRELRPQQVPAHLQRLGSNYQGELLDAAAEACRGGVGRSHIVSYVEDGALLTELFTRDGGGTLVAQEQFELVREAAIEDVGGLLDLISPLEEQGILVRRSREVLEREIEQFSVVEREGMIIACAALYQIADSDAGELACLAVNPEYRHGARGDVLLERIQTRARAQGLKTLFVLTTRTAHWFRERGFVPSSVDRLPSARASLYNYQRNSKIFEKAL